The following DNA comes from Diorhabda carinulata isolate Delta chromosome 3, icDioCari1.1, whole genome shotgun sequence.
ATATCTCAGAAAATGGGGAAATTAGTAAcgaaaaagtggtttttgaatttaattcgaACGGTATAGATGGAAAACCGGACGGTTTAACCATTGATAAAGATGGTAATTTATGGGTGACGGCCATATTTGGATCAGTTATTGTTAAATTCAATCCCAATAATGGAAATATGCTAGATAAGATAGTATTCGATACACCACAGgtgaaatacaaaattttactagttagaaaaaatataatataatttttcttgtagCCTACCTCGATAGCCTTCGGTGGTAAAAATCTTGACGAAATGTTCGTAACCACTGCAAGAATTCCTGTAGGGAACGTAATTCCACCTAGTCCTGCCGGTACaacttatattataaaaaatactggCACCACTGGTTTTAAAGGAGATAGATATAAAGAATAACACCgaacaatttataattcttCTAATTAGGATGTGAAATAAGAGTGGAATTATGATTTTATCAACAACTACTTATTAAACGAACAACTCACAGTAATGGCGTCGAAGCGACTACTGTCTTAGCGCCAAACGTATACAATCTCGGTTCTCGCGGTGTTGCcgttgttaaaaaatttatcccAATCATAATTATCCTGAACGATgtttgtatatattaaaaattttaataaatatctatataagatgtttctttttcattatacaCACGTTATTAGTGCgggaaaattaataaaaaaatacttttcttcttaaggatcgaaaaaatattacaaacttTAAATTATCTAATTAATCAGATTAGTATTatgaaaattagaaacttttctaagtagatttaaaaaaaaatttcaacccttaattttaggaaaattgttaaacattttgtatatttgtttatcGATGCGACAAATTTTGGCAAAATGGAATTGATAACATATGGAAATATGGAGAAAATGTTTCCGCAAAAGTTGGTGGCTtccaattcaaaaaattaaaaatggcgACCGTATAAACTgactttttacatatttttttttaaattgttgtttatttggttaatattaataattttaaaatgggGTTTACTGCAATCGACACAGAGGATCATAGATAAACCATTTCTGGAAAAGTTTGtggtttcaaattttaaaaattcaaaatggtgACCGCGTAAACTgactttttacatattttttttttaaattgttgtttatttggttaatattaataattttaaaatgggGTTTACTGCAATCGACACAGAGGATCATAGATAAACCATTTCTGGAAAAGTTTGtggtttcaaattttaaaaattcaaaatggtgACCGCGTAAACTgactttttacatatttttttttaaattgttgtttatttggttaatattaataattttaaaatgggGTTTACTGCAATCGACACAGAGGATCATAGATAAACTATTTCTAGAAAAGTttggtttcaaattttaaaaattcaaaatggtgACCGCGTAAACTgactttttacatattttttttaaattgctgtttattttgttgatattaacaattttcaaatgagGTTTACTGCAATCGACACAGACGATCATAGATAAACTGTTTCTAGAAAAGTTTGtggtttcaaatttcaaaaattcaaaatggcgacCGCGTAAACTgactttttacatatttttttttaaattgttgtttattttgttgatattaacaattttcaaatgagGTTTACTGCAATCGACACAGACGATCATAGATAAACTGTTTCTGGAAAAGTTTgtgatttcaaatttcaaaaattgaaaatggcgACCGCGTAAACtgacttttttcatattttttttttaaattgctgtttattttgttgatattaacaattttcaaatgagGTTTACTGCAATCGACACAGACGATCATAGATAAACTGTTTCTAGAAAAGTTTGtggtttcaaatttcaaaaattcaaaatggcgacCGCGTAAACTgactttttacatattttttttaaattgctgtttattttgttgatattaacaattttcaaatgagGTTTACTGCAATCGACACAGACGATCATAGATAAACTGTTTCTAGAAAAGTTTGtggtttcaaatttcaaaaattcaaaatggcgacCGCGTAAACTgactttttacatatttttttttaaattgttgtttattttgttgatattaacaattttcaaatgagGTTTACTGCAATCGACACAGACGATCATAGATAAACTGTTTCTGGAAAAGTTTgtgatttcaaatttcaaaaattgaaaatggcgACCGCGTAAACtgacttttttcatattttttttttaaattgctgtttatttttttaatattaataatattaaaatgggGTTTACTGCAATCGACACAGAGGATCATAGATAAACCATTTCTAGAAAAATCTGtggtttcaaattttaaaaattcaaaatggtgACCGCGTAAACTgactttttacatatttttttttaaattgttgtttattttgttgatattaacaattttcaaatgagGTTTACTGCAATCGACACAGACGATCATAGATAAACTGTTTCTGGAAAAGTTtgtgatttcaaattttaaaaattgaaaatggcgACCGCGTAAACAgactttttacatattttttttttaattgttgtttatttttttaatattaacaattttaaaatgggGTTTACTGCAATCGACACAGAGGATCATAGATAAACCATTTCTGGAAAAGTTTGtggtttcaaatttcaaaaattcaaaatggcgacCGCGTAAACTgactttttacatatatttttttaaattgttgtttatttggttaatattaataattttaaaatgggGTTTACTGCAATCGACACAGAGGATCATAGATAAACCATTTCTGGAAAAGTTTGtggtttcaaatttcaaaaattcaaaatggcgacCGCGTAAACTgactttttacatatatttttttaaattgttgtttatttggttaatattaataattttaaaatgggGTTTACTGCAATCGACACAGAGGATCATAGATAAACTATTTCTAGAAAAGTTTGTGAATtccaattcaaaaaattaaaaatggcgACCGTATAAACTgactttttacatatttttttttaaattgttgtttatttggttaatattaataattttaaaatgggGTTTACTGCAATCGACACAGAGGATCATAGATAAACCATTTCTGGAAAAGTTTGtggtttcaaatttcaaaaattcaaaatggcgacCGCGTAAACTgactttttacatatttttttttaaattgctgtttattttgttgatattaacaattttcaaatgagGTTTACTGCAATCGACACAGACGATCATAGATAAACCATTTCTGGAAAAGTTTGtggtttcaaatttcaaaaattcaaaatggcgacCGCGTAAACTgactttttacatatttttttttaaattgttgtttatttttttaattttaataattttaaaatgggGTTTACTGCAATCGACACAGAGGATCATAGATAAACTATTTCTAGAAAAGTTTGTGAATtccaattcaaaaaattaaaaatggcgACCGTATAAACTgactttttacatatttttttttaaattgttgtttatttggttaatattaataattttaaaatgggGTTTACTGCAATCGACACAGAGGATCATAGATAAACCATTTCTGGAAAAGTTTGtggtttcaaatttcaaaaattcaaaatggcgacCGCGTAAACTgactttttacatatttttttttaaattgctgtttattttgttgatattaacaattttcaaatgagGTTTACTGCAATCGACACAGACGATCATAGATAAACCATTTCTGGAAAAGTTTGtggtttcaaatttcaaaaattcaaaatggcgacCGCGTAAACTgactttttacatatttttttttaaattgttgtttatttttttaattttaataattttaaaatgggGTTTACTGCAATCGACACAGAGGATCATAGATAAACTATTTCTAGAAAAGTTTGTGAATtccaattcaaaaaattaaaaatggcgACCGTATAAACTGActttttacagatttttttataaattgctgtttatttgattaatattaaagtttttcATATGGAGTTTCATGCATTCGACAGATTAAAAGTTGTAGTTCCATAGAcaatatgaacaaaatttttaaaattatatttacaaattttttacaagcttcaaatgaaaaaaaaaaatttctccaattttttcaagattttcctTTGAAAAACTGTTAGTAGCTTCCGTTATGAACTATGAAAAGTTAGTCGTTTAAAAATTACacgttttgaaaaaaaaattttttaaatacgatCATCAGAAGTCGAgataacaaaaatcaaaatctgtTAGGTACTTACTGAATACTCTAAGACATTTTGAATTCGTGAATGGTCTTTCAAGGGCCTAACTTTTCACAACGCATACCGGAAACTAACTCAATTCTAACTATATACTATgactaatattaataaattttccaaaatcatGTTAGTTCGTATGAAATGTCATAAATAATTTCGGTAATCTTGTCATTCGGTTTACTAAATCATTTCTTAGTGTAAAATggcttatttaaaattatttcgttcAGCTAAACCGACAGCTAatgtgacaaaatattttaacaggTACCGCATTTTGATATTCACTATATTTCAATCGTCTACGATAATAAGTAgaaatatattagataataatGGATTAGGACGAATTTTACtatgttgaaatattaaaaaaacacaattttaacttttattttcaaaatcacaaagtttttttaattagatttcCTTTCttaatcataaatataaattgcaATGTCAACCATATTGGATATAAATCAGACGCAGAGGCTACGTTGCCGGATCTAATTCTATCTTAGCTaattatcattcaaaatatattgattttaaaatactCGGTTTATAAcactttctaaaatatatatttgacataattaaaattaaatgacttattcaatagtatttttcatacaaatcaATTTTAGAAACCTAATAAGAAATTATAGTGAGGGAGGATGTAGTAAAGCTGAATTTGTACCCATCTGTGAACCGCTCGGTATCGGTACCAGAATTTCATGGGATAATCAGACGAAAAAAATATACTGGGTGGACATACCCAACGGAAACGTACATACTTACGATCCTAAATGTGGAAAATGTGTCAAAGCTAAAGTCAGTAAGTAATATTGTGTTAAATTTCCGAACGTAGAATATCCATTACAAATATGATAATATGGCAACGCTGGTTAATACCAATAGACGGACGAGTCTATTTTAATTTACGAGGGGTGTTTATTTAAAGTTCTATATTTGGTGAGAATGCGATTTCCGCGATCTGAtaattaatttagttaaaaagaagaataaaattttttgaatatctgGCTTAAAGAACTCCCGtgagaaattttgaagattttgttTGAGGCTTATCAAGCTGGATATTTTAAAAACGagaaattttattcttaatattcGATTTAGAAAATGGCGTACACGTGTTCTATATTTCACGTATTTGCCGCTAGATGGACGAGTTTATTAGAATAACGAAATGATATGGGTGTTAAATGATAATAGACCTTATTGATATATTACATAAGTAcattttttatgacaaatttgtTATAGCTAACGAACCGTTGGTGTTTATGTTCCCTATCGAAGGATCTGATACCAGACACATTGCTGGTATTgcgagaaaattttgttttgtcgATTGGGATGGAAAATCGGATAAAGTTCAAAAAGTCGAAGTGCTACAAGAAATTGATACAGAACCGGAATTGAAAGATAACGCTCTTAATGGTACCAAAGTTGATCCTTGGGGAAGGTTATGGTCAGGTGagtgtaattaattttatatcgaTTTATCGAATCCAATCGGGAAACTTTGAAGGTACTATGGGACCTTTTTATCCGGAAAAAGCGTTTTTCGAGCCGGGGCGAGGGCAATTGTACAGTATAGAAAAaggtgtgataaaaaaacataaaagcaAAGTGGGAATTTGCAATGGTATGGCGTGGAACACGGAAACAATGAAAATGTATTGGATAGACACGCTAGAACACAAAGTATTCGAATACGATTTCGATGACGGGAAAATGTGtaagtaaaaataaacttttacgCCGTTGCcacgttgtaatttttttcctattatattattttacataaaaagcGAAAATATTAAggattgtatatataaatatatatgtctAAATATgtgtcaatttttatgtttttaacacattttctattaatattttcaaaaaaaaaatctaattgcGTTTAACATaatgaatacataaaaaatatatttaaacgtAAATATCAATACTACGTCTGACAACACTGTAGACTGATGTCTCATGGTTACCAACGTTTAGGATGTAATATTCCCTACATGTGCAATGATGTAGTTTACAATTTAgacatttatatttaattctgTGGTCCTAATTGTCGTTATAATGTCAAAAATGATTCATAAACTTTTGGATTATTCATTAAACTAGTTTaaactagatttttttataatttgcttgtttattttatatcggATATGTTTAATTACTAATACGTAATAAGTTATTGAGTATACGAGGaccattcaaaaaatatattggataaaaataattcggagaaacaaatttcaaataatttgagtggaaaaatgaaaaaaattgtctattCAATTGACCTTattaactttaatattttaGGTAATGAAAGAGTTGCTTTTGATTTTAAAGCTGAATGTTTGGATGGTAAACCTGACGGTTTAGCGATGAACAACAAAGGTGAATTGTGGGTGTGCGCGGTTTTCGCTGGATTTCTCGTAAAATTCCACccgaaaaatggaaaaatcatagaaaaactCAAAGTCCCATCGCCACAGGTTCGTTTCGACGAGATTccattttgtaacaattttattgatgaaaaaaaaatgttttaaggTTACATCGGTGTGTTTTGGAGGGGAGAAGCTCGATTTGATGTTTTGCACTACTGCTAATCTAAACTACGGCGGGAAAAAGCCGCCAGGACCGGCGGGAAGTACATTCATGATTAAAAATACAGGGGAAATTGGTACCATTGATCCTAGATATAAACCTTGTTAAATGTCACTGtgattttggaatttatttttgtgtcgAGTGTATTTTGAGGggttattaaagaaaattatagtgtaattgatttttatttaaaaattcctaCAATTTCATATGTTTCTAATCATTTATAACACAAGTTTcagattttcgtaaaattgactgTACTAAATTCGATTTTTCCAATGTTATAACCCCATTTCTAACAGAAAATTATCgtggaattgatttttaattaaacattcctacaatttcatatgtttcttatcatttataacacagtttgagattttcgtaaaattgactgTACTAAATTCGATTTTTCCAATGTTATAACCCCATTTCTAACAGAAAATTATCgtggaattgatttttaattaaacattcctacaatttcatatgtttcttatcatttataacacagtttgagattttcgtaaaattgactgTACTAAATTCGATTTTTCCAATGTTATAACCCCATTTCTAAGAGAAAATTATCgtggaattgatttttaattaaacattcctacaatttcatatgtttcttatcatttataacacagtttgagattttcgtaaaattgactgTACTAAATTCGATTTTTCCAATGTTATAACCCCATTTCTAAGAGAAAATTATCgtggaattgatttttaattaaacattcctacaatttcatatgtttcttatcatttataacacagtttgagattttcgtaaaattgactgTACTAAATTCGATTTTTCCAATGTTATAACCCCATTTCTAAGAGAAAATTATCgtggaattgatttttaattaaacattcctacaatttcatatgtttcttatcatttataacacagtttgagattttcgtaaaattgactgTACTAAATTCGATTTTTCCAATGTTATAACCCCATTTCTAACAGAAAATTATCgtggaattgatttttaattaaacattcctacaatttcatatgtttcttatcatttataacacagtttgagattttcgtaaaattgactgTACTAAATTCGATTTTTCCAATGTTATAACCCCATTTCTAAGAGAAAATTATCgtggaattgatttttaattaaacattcctacaatttcatatgtttcttatcatttataacacagtttgagattttcgtaaaattgactgTACTAAATTCGATTTTTCCAATGTTATAACCCCATTTCTAAGAGAAAATTATCgtggaattgatttttaattaaacattcctacaatttcatatgtttcttatcatttataacacagtttgagattttcgtaaaattgactgTACTAAATTCGATTTTTCCAATGTTATAACCCCATTTCTAAGAGAAAATTATCgtggaattgatttttaattaaacattcctacaatttcatatgtttcttatcatttataacacagtttgagattttcgtaaaattgactgTACTAAATTCGATTTTTCCAATGTTATAACCCCATTTCTAAGAGAAAATTATCgtggaattgatttttaattaaacattcctacaatttcatatgtttcttatcatttataacacagtttgagattttcgtaaaattgactgTACTAAATTCGATTTTTCCAATGTTATAACCCCATTTCTAACAGAAAATTATCgtggaattgatttttaattaaacattcctacaatttcatatgtttcttatcatttataacacagtttgagattttcgtaaaattgactgTACTAAATTCGATTTTTCCAATGTTATAACCCCATTTCTAACAGAAAATTATCgtggaattgatttttaattaaacattcctacaatttcatatgtttcttatcatttataacacagtttgagattttcgtaaaattgactgTACTAAATTCGATTTTTCCAATGTTATAACCCCATTTCTAAGAGAAAATTATCgtggaattgatttttaattaaacattcctacaatttcatatgtttcttatcatttataacacagtttgagattttcgtaaaattgactgTACTAAATTCGATTTTTCCAATGTTATAACCCCATTTCTAACAGAAAATTATCgtggaattgatttttaattaaacattcctacaatttcatatgtttcttatcatttataacacagtttgagattttcgtaaaattgactgTACTAAATTCGATTTTTCCAATGTTATAACCCCATTTCTAACAGAAAATTATCgtggaattgatttttaattaaacattcctacaatttcatatgtttcttatcatttataacacagtttgagattttcgtaaaattgactgTACTAAATTCGATTTTTCCAATGTTATAACCCCATTTCTAAGAGAAAATTATCgtggaattgatttttaattaaacattcctacaatttcatatgtttcttatcatttataacacagtttgagattttcgtaaaattgactgTACTAAATTCGATTTTTCCAATGTTATAACCCCATTTCTAAGAGAAAATTATCgtggaattgatttttaattaaacattcctacaatttcatatgtttcttatcatttataacacagtttgagattttcgtaaaattgactgTACTAAATTCGATTTTTCCAATGTTATAACCCCATTTCTAAGAGAAAATTATCgtggaattgatttttaattaaacattcctacaatttcatatgtttcttatcatttataacacagtttgagattttcgtaaaattgactgTACTAAATTCGATTTTTCCAATGTTATAACCCCATTTCTAACAGAAAATTATCgtggaattgatttttaattaaacattcctacaatttcatatgtttcttatcatttataacacagtttgagattttcgtaaaattgactgTACTAAATTCGATTTTTCCAATGTTATAACCCCATTTCTAAGAGAAAATTATCgtggaattgatttttaattaaacattcctacaatttcatatgtttcttatcatttataacacagtttgagattttcgtaaaattgactgTACTAAATTCGATTTTTCCAATGTTATAACCCCATTTCTAAGAGAAAATTATCgtggaattgatttttaattaaacattcctacaatttcatatgtttcttatcatttataacacagtttgagattttcgtaaaattgactgTACTAAATTCGATTTTTCCAATGTTATAACCCCATTTCTAAGAGAAAATTATCgtggaattgatttttaattaaacattcctacaatttcatatgtttcttatcatttataacacagtttgagattttcgtaaaattgactgTACTAAATTCGATTTTTCCAATGTTATAACCCCATTTCTAAGAGAAAATTATCgtggaattgatttttaattaaacattcctacaatttcatatgtttcttatcatttataacacagtttgagattttcgtaaaattgactgTACTAAATTCGATTTTTCCAATGTTATAACCCCATTTCTAACAGAAAATTATCgtggaattgatttttaattaaacattcctacaatttcatatgtttcttatcatttataacacagtttgagattttcgtaaaattgactgTACTAAATTCGATTTTTCCAATGTTATAACCCCATTTCTAAGAGAAAATTATCgtggaattgatttttaattaaacattcctacaatttcatatgtttcttatcatttataacacagtttgagattttcgtaaaattgactgTACTAAATTCGATTTTTCCAATGTTATAACCCCATTTCTAAGAGAAAATTATCgtggaattgatttttaattaaacattcctacaatttcatatgtttcttatcatttataacacagtttgagattttcgtaaaattgactgTACTAAATTCGATTTTTCCAATGTTATAACCCCATTTCTAAGAGAAAATTATCgtggaattgatttttaattaaacattcctacaatttcatatgtttcttatcatttataacacagtttgagattttcgtaaaattgactgTACTAAATTCGATTTTTCCAATGTTATAACCCCATTTCTAAGAGAAAATTATCgtggaattgatttttaattaaacattcctacaatttcatatgtttcttatcatttataacacagtttgagattttcgtaaaattgactgTACTAAATTCGATTTTTCCAATGTTATAACCCCATTTCTAACAGAAAATTATCgtggaattgatttttaattaaacattcctacaatttcatatgtttcttatcatttataacacagtttgagattttcgtaaaattgactgTACTAAATTCGATTTTTCCAATGTTATAACCCCATTTCTAACAGAAAATTATCgtggaattgatttttaattaaacattcctacaatttcatatgtttcttatcatttataacacagtttgagattttcgtaaaattgactgTACTAAATTCGATTTTTCCAATGTTATAACCCCATTTCTAAGAGAAAATTATCgtggaattgatttttaattaaacattcctacaatttcatatgtttcttatcatttataacacagtttgagattttcgtaaaattgactgTACTAAATTCGATTTTTCCAATGTTATAACCCCATTTCTAACAGAAAATTATCgtggaattgatttttatatcaaaattctcacaattttataacttttgataagttttaaGACAAATTGCAATTTTCGTAACATCGATTGTTCTAAGGTTGTAAACTGTTTTCACGATTTTTATCCTAATAAAGTTCATTGCCCTCAATcgtgtttatttaatatttttccgtTACTTACCTGTATTAAATGTGAGgatattttaacgaaaaatcTTCATGAATAGTTCttaattgaaataactttttttataaagacaaaCACAAAAAGTTTTAACACAAACACGAAGCAAGCGATGTAATGACTGTTGCCTACAATGTTCGCTTGGCTTAGTCATTGGTTAACTggttaaaactagttttttcatattttttgtgagGTTGGTTTCTATAATTCGTTTCGTTGTATATAAACAGATCATTTAAAGTTGTCCAAAAAAGTCACATAGTAATATTATTACACATTTTTACTAAATCATTGAATTTCTAATGTCATTTCTCCCAACAAACACTTTAATTTACTTGAGGTTATTGCGTGTTTGCCGGTTGTATCTGTCTGTAAtgattattactaaaaaaagttaaaaaagataacgtttttatataaaattattagaaaatttttattttttatcgactTCGAAGTTCATAATAAaactttcaacttttttattgatattaatttaaaaaaaaaataaactcaagAAAATAACTGTAAATATGGCAACGTTATTTTACTAATCTTACATCAGATGTCTAATTATAGCAACGTTGCCAAAGATGCTAAGTATGGATACAATTTGCTcgttttactaatatttttaacTTAGTTTATAATTAGTGATTTACACACCTGTTTCAAGATAATAAAGGATATTTTTCTACTAATTATTACATCTTAATTGACGATCCTACGTATTTTGTCGTAAGTATTGTTTTACTATAACTATGGCAACAGTGTAAAGCTTCTAGTACAAAGCGGATGGCAATCATATGATTAATTTTGACAGTTCCGAGTCGTTCAAAAAAAGTCTTTCTAATGGGCTACTTTATATGATTTTtggtattttgaaattaaaatatagttttgaatAGAAATAAGTTACAAACTGTTAATATCAATAGTTAAAATAATAACGAtgtatacaaatacaaatttataaCTAGTGTAGGTATATGgtctatttatatttgtaaaacaAGATGGCGGTTGTCTTCACTTTTTATCTACGTACAGGTCCGgtctgaatatttttttcaagtaatacTGTATAATAAGAATATTAATGAGATTATAAACTATATACGATTTTTTATAAGCTATACAGGGGAAGATCAATTTATTCGaca
Coding sequences within:
- the LOC130891957 gene encoding regucalcin-like; translation: MAYLKLFRSAKPTANVTKYFNRNLIRNYSEGGCSKAEFVPICEPLGIGTRISWDNQTKKIYWVDIPNGNVHTYDPKCGKCVKAKVTNEPLVFMFPIEGSDTRHIAGIARKFCFVDWDGKSDKVQKVEVLQEIDTEPELKDNALNGTKVDPWGRLWSGTMGPFYPEKAFFEPGRGQLYSIEKGVIKKHKSKVGICNGMAWNTETMKMYWIDTLEHKVFEYDFDDGKMCNERVAFDFKAECLDGKPDGLAMNNKGELWVCAVFAGFLVKFHPKNGKIIEKLKVPSPQVTSVCFGGEKLDLMFCTTANLNYGGKKPPGPAGSTFMIKNTGEIGTIDPRYKPC